In the genome of Bacillus sp. S3, one region contains:
- a CDS encoding MFS transporter, producing the protein MIMWFANFFVSGSMTMVLPFISLYIETFGKFSEKYVQHWSGLTFGVTFVSAFLFSPIWGRIGDRYGRKKILIFSGLGMALSIFLMGFVQSVWQLFILRFFMGFFSGFISMSQAFISTQTPKQIAGRVLGTLQTGSITGSLFGPMLGGVLADSLGYATTFKWTAISIFISALLVIETKEFQLELQKGSKSHYSSKEVLHHIVRNPILLTVLLISALVQIAHFSIQPILSLFVSELHGTTNIAFYSGIAFSAAGLGNLMMSRRWGKIADRVGYVKILIILLFLAGIFYLPGAAVTSFWQLVIIRFTLGVTIGGIIPVRIAYIRQEAPIAMQGEVLGYNTSLRFLGNIFGPMLGGFISGSFGFSAVFISTSTLLIISGMILFVSMHRHPKLVKHTV; encoded by the coding sequence ATGATTATGTGGTTTGCAAACTTCTTTGTTTCCGGGAGTATGACAATGGTTTTACCGTTCATTTCCCTATACATCGAGACGTTTGGAAAGTTTTCCGAAAAATACGTCCAGCATTGGTCTGGTTTAACATTTGGGGTTACCTTTGTTTCTGCCTTCCTTTTCTCGCCTATTTGGGGTAGAATTGGCGACCGCTATGGCAGAAAGAAAATCCTCATCTTTTCTGGTCTAGGGATGGCTTTATCCATTTTTCTTATGGGCTTTGTCCAATCAGTCTGGCAATTATTTATTCTCCGCTTTTTCATGGGATTTTTCTCAGGCTTTATCTCAATGTCACAAGCCTTCATCTCCACACAAACACCCAAACAAATTGCCGGACGTGTCCTTGGAACGCTGCAAACAGGAAGCATTACCGGTTCATTATTTGGCCCGATGCTCGGAGGCGTATTAGCTGATTCGCTGGGCTATGCTACCACCTTTAAATGGACGGCCATATCCATTTTCATTTCTGCTTTACTTGTAATCGAAACCAAGGAATTTCAATTGGAATTACAAAAGGGATCAAAATCACATTATTCCAGTAAAGAAGTCCTGCATCATATTGTCCGGAACCCCATTTTGTTAACCGTACTGCTTATCTCCGCCCTTGTTCAAATTGCTCACTTCAGTATTCAACCGATTCTGTCCCTATTTGTTAGTGAATTGCATGGAACAACAAATATCGCCTTTTATTCCGGTATTGCTTTTTCCGCAGCTGGCCTAGGCAATCTTATGATGTCAAGAAGATGGGGAAAAATTGCAGATAGGGTCGGCTATGTAAAGATCCTAATCATTCTGCTTTTTTTGGCGGGAATTTTCTATCTGCCAGGTGCCGCAGTCACGAGCTTTTGGCAGCTTGTCATCATTCGCTTTACACTCGGTGTCACGATTGGCGGGATAATTCCAGTTCGGATTGCCTATATTCGCCAAGAAGCCCCAATCGCAATGCAAGGAGAAGTTCTTGGCTACAACACAAGCTTGCGATTCCTCGGAAACATTTTCGGTCCGATGTTAGGTGGATTTATTTCCGGTTCCTTCGGCTTTTCCGCGGTCTTTATCAGTACCAGCACCTTGTTAATCATAAGCGGAATGATTCTCTTTGTTTCCATGCACAGGCATCCAAAGCTAGTGAAGCATACAGTCTAA
- a CDS encoding formate/nitrite transporter family protein, with protein sequence MEMQPLGEAEKLALKKVKIFKQSVLRYILRAMLASMFIGFGVIVAFKTGNFFYLEHSPFAYPMAAFTFGAAIILIAYGGGDLFTGNTFYYTYAALRKKMAWIDVVKLWVCSYAGNILGAAVFAFIIFTTGLYTESSVNGFLLHVVEIKMQVPTTELFFRAILCNWLVCMAFFLPMGLKGDGPKMFAMMLFVFCFFISGYEHSIANMCTFAIALVLNHPGTISWGGVIHNLVPVTIGNLIGGSVFMAMMYYYANKPFLDEYEKEQD encoded by the coding sequence ATGGAAATGCAGCCTTTAGGCGAAGCAGAAAAACTTGCTTTAAAAAAGGTGAAAATATTTAAGCAAAGCGTTCTTCGGTATATCCTAAGAGCGATGCTTGCCAGTATGTTTATCGGATTTGGGGTCATTGTTGCCTTTAAGACTGGGAACTTTTTTTACCTTGAACATTCCCCCTTTGCCTATCCGATGGCAGCATTCACGTTTGGAGCGGCTATCATTTTAATCGCCTATGGCGGCGGGGATTTGTTTACCGGAAATACGTTCTATTACACCTATGCCGCTCTTCGTAAAAAAATGGCCTGGATCGATGTTGTGAAGCTTTGGGTTTGCAGTTATGCCGGAAACATTTTAGGGGCTGCTGTATTTGCATTTATTATATTCACAACAGGACTTTATACCGAATCATCGGTTAATGGATTTTTACTTCATGTCGTGGAGATTAAAATGCAGGTGCCGACGACAGAGTTATTTTTCCGAGCCATTCTTTGTAATTGGCTTGTCTGCATGGCCTTCTTTTTGCCGATGGGGTTAAAGGGGGATGGACCGAAAATGTTTGCCATGATGCTATTTGTCTTTTGCTTCTTTATTTCCGGCTATGAGCATAGTATCGCCAATATGTGTACATTTGCAATAGCCTTAGTCTTAAACCATCCTGGGACCATTTCATGGGGCGGAGTAATCCATAATTTAGTACCAGTTACAATTGGCAACCTTATTGGCGGCTCTGTTTTTATGGCCATGATGTACTATTATGCTAATAAACCATTTTTGGATGAATATGAAAAAGAACAGGACTAG
- the recQ gene encoding DNA helicase RecQ, producing the protein MFEKTLPLLNSYFGYSSFRNGQEQAIRSVLAGNNTICVMPTGGGKSICYQIPALVLPGTTIVISPLISLMKDQVDTLIQAGIPATFINSSISYSEANKRIYEAKHGKYKLLYIAPERLESFEFVEDLKNMDIPLVAVDEAHCISQWGHDFRPSYRHIQQMIHSLPQQPNVLALTATATPRVRDDICELLNINERNTIITGFERENLSFSVIKGQDRQRFLLDYLKKNEQEAGIIYAATRKNVDQLYEKLRKENVNVARYHAGMGDVDRAREQERFLEDKASVMVATSAFGMGIDKSNIRYVVHYQMPKNMESYYQEAGRAGRDGLDSECIMLYSPQDVQVQRFLIDQSSDRSRMTQELEKLQQMADYCHTENCLQEFILNYFGETDTDACGRCGNCLDSRASIDVTKEAQMVMSCVIRMGQRFGKNITAQVLTGSKNKKVIEMGFERLTTYGIMKDQGAKEVSDFIEFLISQELLAIEQGQFPTIYVSPKGKDVLLGNEQVYRREAVKVKQVSKNDPLFEELRDVRRRIAETEKVPPFVIFSDAALKDMCARLPKTSEEFLQVSGVGEHKLKKYGLEFIQAIRAFLETNPDYRSEIQPESAASKKAAKKTAVGESHLETLTLNQKHLSIEEIAEQRELAVSTVENHLLQCAQQGMEVDFSRHIPSEYLPLLEKAVEEAGRERLKPIKELLPEEVNYFMIKVYVYYLSRKK; encoded by the coding sequence TTGTTTGAAAAAACACTCCCACTACTCAATTCCTATTTCGGTTATAGCTCCTTCCGTAACGGTCAAGAACAGGCAATCCGTTCGGTATTAGCCGGCAATAATACGATTTGTGTTATGCCGACCGGAGGCGGTAAATCCATCTGTTATCAAATTCCTGCACTTGTCCTTCCGGGTACCACGATTGTTATTTCCCCACTGATATCTTTAATGAAGGATCAGGTAGATACCCTCATTCAAGCGGGAATCCCAGCCACTTTTATTAATAGTTCGATAAGTTACAGCGAGGCAAATAAGCGGATCTATGAAGCAAAACATGGGAAATACAAGCTTTTATACATAGCACCAGAGAGATTAGAATCATTTGAATTTGTAGAAGACCTGAAAAACATGGATATCCCACTTGTCGCCGTCGACGAAGCTCACTGTATCTCGCAGTGGGGACATGATTTCCGCCCAAGCTACCGTCATATTCAACAAATGATTCATAGTCTGCCGCAGCAGCCAAATGTTCTTGCCTTAACGGCAACAGCAACGCCGAGAGTTCGTGATGATATTTGCGAGCTGTTAAATATTAATGAAAGAAATACAATTATCACAGGGTTTGAGCGAGAAAACCTATCTTTCTCGGTGATCAAAGGGCAGGACAGGCAAAGGTTTCTCCTGGATTATCTAAAAAAGAATGAACAGGAAGCGGGGATTATTTATGCAGCAACTCGAAAGAATGTTGATCAGCTTTATGAAAAGCTCCGTAAAGAGAACGTCAATGTTGCCCGCTACCACGCGGGCATGGGTGACGTGGACCGCGCTCGTGAGCAAGAACGATTTTTAGAAGATAAAGCATCCGTTATGGTTGCGACCTCTGCCTTTGGGATGGGGATCGATAAGAGTAATATCCGCTATGTAGTTCACTACCAGATGCCGAAAAACATGGAGAGCTATTATCAGGAAGCTGGACGTGCCGGACGGGACGGGCTAGACAGTGAATGTATTATGCTGTATTCGCCGCAAGATGTTCAGGTGCAGCGCTTTTTAATTGACCAATCCAGTGACAGGAGCCGGATGACACAGGAATTAGAGAAACTGCAGCAGATGGCTGATTATTGCCATACGGAAAACTGCTTGCAGGAGTTCATTTTAAACTATTTTGGCGAAACAGACACAGATGCTTGTGGCAGATGCGGCAACTGTTTGGATTCCAGGGCAAGCATTGATGTCACGAAGGAAGCACAAATGGTGATGTCCTGTGTGATTCGAATGGGGCAGCGTTTTGGGAAAAACATTACTGCACAGGTGTTAACGGGATCGAAAAATAAAAAAGTAATCGAGATGGGCTTTGAGCGGCTTACGACCTATGGAATCATGAAAGATCAAGGTGCGAAAGAGGTCAGCGATTTTATTGAGTTTTTGATTTCACAGGAGTTACTCGCGATTGAACAAGGACAATTTCCGACGATTTATGTTTCACCGAAAGGAAAGGATGTTCTTTTAGGTAATGAGCAGGTTTATCGAAGAGAAGCGGTTAAAGTTAAACAAGTATCGAAAAATGATCCGTTATTTGAGGAGCTGCGGGATGTCCGCAGAAGGATAGCCGAAACGGAAAAAGTACCGCCATTCGTTATTTTTTCAGACGCTGCCCTTAAAGACATGTGTGCAAGACTTCCGAAAACAAGTGAAGAATTTTTACAGGTCAGCGGGGTTGGGGAGCATAAGCTGAAGAAATACGGACTTGAATTCATTCAAGCCATCCGTGCTTTTTTAGAAACCAATCCGGATTATCGAAGCGAAATCCAACCAGAATCGGCAGCATCGAAAAAGGCTGCTAAAAAAACGGCGGTTGGGGAATCGCATTTGGAGACATTGACATTAAATCAAAAGCACCTATCGATTGAGGAAATTGCTGAACAACGCGAGCTTGCGGTCAGCACAGTGGAAAACCATTTACTTCAATGTGCTCAGCAAGGTATGGAGGTGGACTTTTCCAGGCATATTCCAAGTGAATACCTGCCACTGTTAGAAAAGGCCGTGGAAGAAGCCGGACGTGAACGGTTAAAACCAATCAAGGAACTCCTTCCAGAAGAAGTTAATTACTTTATGATAAAAGTGTATGTTTATTATTTAAGTAGAAAGAAGTAG
- a CDS encoding threonine/serine exporter family protein, with protein sequence MGNQVEKTSDVMEVCLLAGKIMLQSGGETYRVEDTMMRIAASYGVENSHSYVTPTGIIFSAESTGPTRTKLIRIFERSTDLKKVAMVNSLSRSISSGEVNLKDAWEQLREMDSLNVTFPLKYQVAAASIASGCFMIMFKGSWGDFIPAMIAGGAGYYSFVHFHRFVPIKFFSEFLAAFVIGLLSLLFVKVGIGQQVDKIIIGSVMSLVPGLLLTNAIRDLMAGHLVSGLSKGAEAFLTAFAIGAGIAVVVSFL encoded by the coding sequence ATGGGAAATCAAGTTGAAAAGACATCCGATGTGATGGAGGTTTGCCTGCTCGCGGGGAAAATTATGCTGCAAAGCGGCGGGGAAACATACCGGGTTGAAGATACAATGATGCGGATTGCCGCCTCTTACGGAGTTGAAAACTCTCATAGTTATGTAACGCCGACAGGAATTATTTTTTCGGCGGAAAGTACAGGACCGACAAGGACAAAGCTTATCCGAATCTTTGAGCGTTCTACAGACCTAAAGAAGGTCGCTATGGTTAATAGCCTATCCAGAAGTATTAGCAGCGGGGAAGTAAATCTAAAGGATGCCTGGGAACAGTTAAGGGAAATGGACTCCTTAAATGTTACCTTTCCACTTAAGTATCAAGTAGCAGCAGCCTCAATTGCGAGCGGATGCTTCATGATTATGTTTAAAGGAAGTTGGGGAGACTTTATCCCGGCCATGATAGCAGGCGGGGCAGGGTACTATAGTTTTGTCCACTTCCACCGTTTTGTTCCCATCAAATTTTTCTCAGAGTTTTTGGCCGCCTTTGTCATCGGTTTACTTTCTTTATTATTTGTAAAAGTAGGGATTGGACAGCAGGTAGATAAAATAATTATTGGTTCAGTCATGTCATTGGTACCTGGTCTTTTATTAACAAATGCAATTAGAGATTTAATGGCGGGACATTTGGTATCGGGTTTGTCAAAGGGAGCAGAAGCATTTTTGACGGCCTTCGCCATTGGTGCGGGAATTGCAGTTGTCGTATCGTTTTTGTGA
- a CDS encoding TraB/GumN family protein, with protein MMRLVILMIPFFICIFLNSGSVAANQSRKEAKLDVAWPFYKIEKNNHYMYLLGTIHIGKAEMYPFPRKIEQALAKSKFLVTETSASDIMDKKELYLLKDDETLEDYLSDEAIAILKQRAKEYNLDYSLLQKYQFWFVMGLFLSTGFDDLSSEYGVDQKIAELAELYHLTPQYLETQNEQIEAMRKVYTEKDADRVSKQIPTFTESKRQLEQLYTEYIQGRQFNHNESVDEFEKKQNKILVDDRNKIWVKKFESYISSGDIYFVAVGVGHLEGENGILAYFKQNGYDVKKVFE; from the coding sequence ATGATGCGTTTAGTAATCCTTATGATTCCTTTTTTTATATGTATTTTTCTAAATAGCGGTTCCGTCGCTGCGAATCAATCACGAAAGGAAGCAAAGCTGGATGTGGCATGGCCTTTTTATAAAATAGAAAAAAACAATCACTATATGTACCTGCTTGGAACCATTCATATTGGGAAGGCAGAAATGTATCCCTTTCCTCGAAAAATAGAGCAAGCCCTTGCAAAATCGAAATTCCTTGTCACTGAAACATCGGCTTCTGACATAATGGACAAGAAAGAATTGTATTTATTAAAAGATGATGAGACTTTAGAGGATTATTTATCTGATGAGGCAATAGCCATTCTAAAGCAGCGGGCAAAAGAATATAACCTTGATTATTCTTTACTACAAAAATATCAATTTTGGTTTGTCATGGGATTATTTTTGAGTACAGGCTTTGATGATTTATCGTCAGAGTATGGAGTAGATCAAAAAATAGCGGAACTGGCGGAATTATATCATCTCACCCCTCAATACTTGGAAACACAAAATGAGCAAATTGAAGCTATGCGAAAAGTGTACACCGAGAAGGACGCCGATAGAGTGAGTAAGCAAATTCCTACATTCACAGAATCCAAACGGCAGCTAGAACAACTATATACAGAATATATCCAAGGAAGACAGTTTAACCATAATGAGTCGGTAGATGAATTTGAAAAGAAGCAAAATAAAATTCTTGTTGATGACAGAAATAAAATTTGGGTAAAAAAATTTGAATCGTATATAAGTAGTGGTGATATTTATTTTGTTGCTGTTGGCGTGGGGCACTTAGAAGGTGAAAATGGAATTTTGGCCTATTTTAAGCAAAATGGATACGATGTTAAGAAAGTCTTCGAATAA
- the yfkAB gene encoding radical SAM/CxCxxxxC motif protein YfkAB yields the protein MLKMKTITPQYDPWEAYMDIEEYGKPQLTNIEFTTTTLCNMRCEHCAVGYTLQTKDPNSLPLELLLQRLEEVPALRSLSITGGEPMLSLSSVKDYVFPILKYAHERGVRTQINSNLTLELARYELIVPYLDVLHISHNWGTVNDFVEGGFARMERKPDYAQREKYFTRMIENSRELVKAGVMVSAETMLNKRTLPHLENIHHQIVDEMLCGRHEVHPMYPSDFASNLETLSLAEIRKAIHHLLDIRNEKAWMLFGTLPFYACSSNQEDLELLKRLYRSKNVTVRNDPDGRSRLNVNIFNGDIIVTDFGDTPPLGNIQSTKLNTAYETWQSSALAKELSCHCPAVSCLGPNILVKNSYYQDGDFSARKNQIIK from the coding sequence ATGTTAAAAATGAAAACTATAACACCACAATATGATCCATGGGAAGCTTATATGGATATAGAGGAATATGGAAAGCCCCAGCTTACGAACATTGAATTCACGACGACAACATTATGTAATATGCGCTGTGAGCATTGCGCCGTTGGGTATACGTTACAGACAAAGGATCCTAATTCACTTCCGCTTGAACTATTACTACAAAGACTGGAAGAAGTTCCGGCGCTCCGTTCTCTGAGCATTACTGGAGGGGAACCAATGCTGTCGTTATCATCCGTTAAAGATTATGTGTTCCCTATTTTGAAATATGCCCATGAACGCGGGGTCCGCACACAAATAAACTCGAACCTAACCCTTGAGTTAGCCAGGTATGAGTTAATTGTTCCATATTTAGATGTATTACATATTTCCCACAACTGGGGAACGGTCAATGACTTTGTTGAGGGCGGCTTTGCAAGGATGGAGCGCAAGCCTGATTATGCACAACGAGAAAAATATTTTACCAGAATGATAGAAAACAGCCGCGAGCTTGTCAAAGCCGGTGTGATGGTATCCGCAGAAACGATGTTAAACAAACGGACATTGCCGCATTTAGAAAATATCCACCATCAAATCGTTGATGAAATGCTCTGCGGCCGTCATGAGGTGCACCCAATGTACCCAAGTGATTTTGCTAGTAATCTGGAAACTTTGTCGTTGGCGGAAATCAGGAAGGCGATCCATCACCTGCTGGATATTCGGAATGAAAAGGCATGGATGTTATTTGGAACGCTGCCATTCTATGCTTGCAGCAGTAATCAGGAGGATTTAGAACTGTTAAAAAGACTTTATCGCAGCAAGAATGTAACTGTAAGGAACGACCCCGATGGACGTTCCCGTTTGAATGTCAACATATTTAATGGTGATATTATTGTTACCGATTTTGGAGATACGCCGCCGTTAGGAAATATCCAATCCACGAAATTAAATACTGCCTATGAAACGTGGCAATCATCAGCATTGGCCAAAGAATTAAGCTGCCACTGTCCAGCCGTTTCCTGCCTCGGACCTAACATTTTAGTGAAAAATAGCTATTATCAAGATGGTGATTTCAGCGCACGAAAAAACCAAATTATAAAATAA
- a CDS encoding ABC transporter ATP-binding protein, with translation MIINDVVLSIKDLEKHYGINNVLKGINLTVYRGQIIGYIGPNGAGKSTTIKILLGIEGDYYGKVEIFGKEVSESNIDYKRKIGYVPEIAELYDNLTAMEYLTFVGELYGMDFQAADEKAQRLMKVFGLEEVYRSRIASYSKGMRQKVLIVSSLLHNPDLLFLDEPLSGLDANSVMIFKEILSILAAQGKTIFYSSHIMDVVEKISNRIILINDGKIVADGSFLELKEQNKEGTLEQIFNQLTGFNEYRVLAEEFVSIVQEG, from the coding sequence ATGATTATCAACGATGTCGTATTATCGATCAAGGATTTAGAAAAGCATTATGGCATAAACAATGTCCTAAAAGGGATAAATTTAACTGTTTATCGCGGGCAAATTATCGGTTACATTGGGCCAAATGGCGCCGGTAAAAGCACGACAATTAAGATTTTGCTCGGGATTGAAGGGGATTATTACGGCAAGGTAGAGATTTTTGGCAAAGAAGTTTCGGAATCGAATATCGACTATAAACGGAAAATAGGCTATGTCCCGGAAATAGCTGAGCTCTATGATAATCTCACCGCAATGGAGTACTTAACCTTTGTCGGAGAATTATACGGAATGGATTTTCAAGCAGCTGATGAAAAGGCGCAAAGGTTGATGAAGGTGTTTGGCTTAGAGGAAGTGTACCGCTCACGAATTGCATCATACTCTAAGGGAATGCGGCAAAAGGTACTGATTGTCTCCAGTTTATTACATAACCCGGATCTGTTATTTTTAGATGAGCCGTTAAGTGGTCTCGATGCTAACAGCGTGATGATTTTTAAAGAAATACTGTCCATTTTGGCGGCACAGGGTAAAACCATTTTCTATTCGTCGCATATCATGGATGTCGTTGAGAAAATAAGCAACCGGATTATCCTCATTAATGATGGGAAAATTGTCGCAGATGGCAGTTTTCTTGAGTTGAAGGAACAAAATAAGGAAGGAACACTGGAGCAGATTTTTAATCAGCTGACTGGTTTTAATGAATATAGGGTTTTAGCAGAGGAATTTGTATCCATTGTTCAAGAGGGGTAA
- a CDS encoding CaiB/BaiF CoA transferase family protein has translation MLKGIKVIDFTNYLPGPFATLRLAELGAEIIKVEPPEGDPARNTGITQKGTGLVFLANNRQKKSITLNLKNSEGLETALKLITNADVVIESFRPGVMEKLGLGYEAVRNVKPDIVYCSISGYGQSGILSKLGNHDLNYMALSGVLAQLKDKTGKPVHPSITLADYLGGYAANERILAGLVSRSLTGKGNYHSISITDQLVSLLGNHVLVEKETGKGTGINVLNGSIISYAIYETMDGRYMSLAALEPKFWRNFCQSHGREDWFAAHFSKTEDTNPIFQELTDLFKSKTFYEWTEIAQKVDCCMAPVLEVGELSENPYFKEKEIIFASSWGDYQVKMHSDVEQGTIAPPPKKGEHRDEILNDILI, from the coding sequence ATGTTAAAAGGCATTAAAGTCATTGATTTTACTAACTATCTTCCGGGCCCTTTTGCTACATTGAGGCTTGCAGAATTGGGAGCAGAAATTATTAAAGTGGAACCCCCTGAAGGAGATCCTGCCCGGAATACAGGAATTACTCAGAAGGGAACTGGTCTTGTTTTTCTAGCGAACAACCGGCAGAAAAAGAGCATCACTCTTAACTTGAAGAATAGTGAAGGCTTGGAAACGGCCTTAAAACTAATTACCAACGCCGATGTTGTGATCGAAAGCTTCAGACCTGGAGTGATGGAGAAGCTCGGGCTCGGGTATGAAGCCGTAAGAAATGTGAAACCTGATATCGTCTATTGTTCCATTTCAGGCTATGGACAAAGCGGCATTCTAAGCAAACTCGGCAATCATGACCTCAATTATATGGCCTTAAGCGGAGTCTTAGCCCAGCTAAAAGATAAAACGGGTAAACCTGTTCATCCGTCTATTACTTTAGCTGATTATTTAGGGGGATATGCGGCAAATGAGCGGATTCTTGCAGGGCTTGTTTCAAGGTCTTTAACCGGGAAAGGTAATTACCATTCAATTTCCATCACAGATCAACTGGTATCGTTGCTTGGGAATCATGTATTGGTTGAAAAGGAAACGGGTAAGGGAACGGGCATAAATGTCCTAAATGGAAGCATTATTTCTTACGCCATCTATGAAACGATGGATGGAAGGTATATGAGTTTGGCTGCACTGGAGCCGAAGTTTTGGCGGAATTTTTGCCAATCACATGGACGTGAAGACTGGTTTGCAGCTCATTTTTCAAAAACGGAGGATACCAATCCAATTTTTCAAGAACTGACAGACCTGTTTAAAAGCAAAACCTTCTATGAGTGGACGGAGATCGCGCAAAAAGTAGATTGCTGCATGGCCCCGGTTCTTGAGGTAGGGGAACTCAGCGAAAACCCATATTTCAAAGAGAAGGAGATAATATTTGCTTCTTCTTGGGGAGATTATCAAGTTAAAATGCACAGTGACGTTGAACAGGGAACGATTGCCCCTCCGCCAAAAAAAGGCGAGCATAGGGATGAAATATTAAATGACATCCTGATTTGA